The window tatatatatatatatatatatatatatatattgacaagATGCATCTTCTTCCCCGGGCTTCCAAAGGGTACTCTTAGAACACCAATGgacataaaatgaaaaaaaaatcatatatctaACTTTAGTGTGAAAACGTAAGAATTAACTTATTGTGTTAAAGATgatttacttttattatattcatttttttaggaatactaatataaaaaaaatgaatactaaataaaataaagttgttaCTAATGGCTTACTTATCAGGTATagaaaaaaatctatttctttttatttctacaAATATGATTGTTCCATGCATGTTATGATTTGTCGAAAGGGGACATTATATATCGCTGAATGTAGGAAGTTGTCAGTTCATTATCCATCCTAGGAATAAGATTTGTAAAAATACAAGCTAATAAAATTGCTCATAAGTTAGTAAGGATGATTCCATTatgattatattaatatatatgtaataattaaaatgataataagtaGTTAAAGTTTAACATCTTAGAggcatattttgatttttttaattcgaGAGACTAATGTGATAACACTTTACACTTTTAATgactaaaatatattacttaatttaaaattttctgcCCTACTATactttgttggatcaagtggcctctgaataattaagaaatgagggttgaattaattattaatgtgtcttgactaattaaaaatttatcattcttaatgttactagattcaactaggcttttactactaagttaagaaagtaaataacagaaacataaacttaaccaaaagtaaaagcggcaattaaaagtacacagcggaaattaaagagtgaagggaagaagaagacaaacccaagatttatactggttcggcaacaacctatgcctacatccagtccctaagcaaccaacggttcttgagatttctttcaaccttgtaaaatcatttataagccaaagatccacaagggatgtaccctcccttgttctctttgaaaaaccaagtggatgtgccctctacttgaactgatccacaagagatgcaccctctcttgttctcagtataacaacccaagtagatgtaccctttacttgtgccacaaaggatgtaccctccaatgtgttaggacaaagaattctcaagcgattagtcctttgaatctttgtaaggggaaacaaaaaatatctcaggcggttagtcctttgaaatcttttgtttaaggggaagggaagaatcaaaagaattttcaagcggttagtcctttgaattctcttggaagagggagaagggagacacataagaactcagacggttagtccttcgattcttttggcaggagggagaagtgaatgaagaagaagagtagcacaagtttttttatcaatgaacttttcttgaaagagaaagtattgaacaaaaactcttagaaagatgaagagaaatgaatcagaaagttctgtaaaaaacgttattgaaatttatgccatggtcacatatttataatcatttgatgactcaagttaaagtttgtgactcttggcaatttctttaaaactagtcaccttttaaaaattgtgactcttttgaaaactagtcacttaaaaagttgtgagttttgaaaaaatcttcagaaacaagtcactttaagaattgtgagttttggaaatttatttttcgaaatcagtcactggtaatcgattaccatcaaggtgtaatcgattacacattaacagATATGaatcttcatgtttaaatttgaaaatcaaaacgtttagaaactctggtaatcgattacaagtattgtgtaatcgattacacaagtttaaaaatgtttttatcactagttgtgactcttgaaatttgaaatctaacgttttaaaatattggtaatcgattacagctttgtaaatctattttgaaaacaatgctagctactggtaatcgattactaccttttagtaatcgattacctgatagtaaaactctttggtaaaagattttgtgaaaaaattttgtgctactcaatattttgaaaaacttttttttaatacttatcttgattgagtcttctcttgattcttgaatcttgagtcttagATCTTGATcttaattattcttgaatcttgattcttgaaagttGATtgttcttgagtcttgaatcttgaaagttgattgttcttgaatcttgattgttgaagctttttgactcctgattctttggaacttgcttaactctggattctttggcatcatcaaaataatcttggaagacattgcttccacatacttaacaaaaaattaaattattttcaatacttctttaatttaaatttcaaaatcttcTCTCTTCCAAATAATTCTCTTTTATATGGAAAGAGTAACATGACTTGATACAATATCAATTATAGGTCAAGATAAAATATAGgattaaaaaaccaaaaatgattCAAGAGGGAATGAGTTTATAGTTTGTTCCATCTTTACAACTCtgggttaactctagagtatgATATTACTGTCAAACCATTTTGAGATAACtcataatgacttaagaaactcatttcttctttcatttaattttcctggttaggatataatttttattcatagagctcaagctcattaccaagagttgatggattccttcttgattaatcattaattctacatgtatttaatcatattcaatatccattcaacaagtgctctaaagcattaggtgtctggaattaaaatacaacaaataacccgttaattactatgacaatctcaggtcaaagaaaactattatacctctttttgagaattttctattgatagtttatagtaaattttaaccattagaaaatttcaattgagtcagttcaatgatcacatcaacatgtaactcatctatatatgcaaattaataaataaaatctattaatatttatccaataaatactatcacatatatattaatctatccgGATTATTAATATCCTATTTACAATAATCTTATGATCAAGAacgatttagattaaaattagaacatacttgttttttattatcataatctctattataatagcaagtctttaattttaatcaaggacaTTATTAAATGAaccatttaattaaataacgaaatatgacaatgaaaataaaatagtactttattattaaaattagaattgattacatgatgacTTAAATCGTGGACATACAAATTTATTCCCAACAGTTCTATAGTTTGTGCTCTTCACGTGTTTGTCATTAGTCCCTTGACAATatgtttctttcattatttttttggatgtgtttgatttagaggaaaaaaataaataaaaatatatgagaatttttttaattaaaatagagtataataaatatgaatcccataaaatataatataaaatttctttgatatattactttctttctttaaaacaaacaaagccttattGTCCGTCTTGACTAATCTAGACCCAATTAAAAATGACCTGTGAGATTGAGTGAGGATAAAGGAGAGATTATCTCCAAATCTTTGAAGGATTTGATGGGAGGTAAAATATTACTactttaatataagaaaaattggtatattataaaaaaattaaatataaataaatctaactAATTAATTCTATCTTATTTAAAgatataatttctattttttagtttaattgtaactctatttttttattcatgatatcaagttataatgaataatattatttttaattgaaattaataaaattaaattatgttaattaacttatatgtaaaattagtttttttaatatttgagttGAAAGGAAATGTAGCTAAAGTTTGGACTTTTGGACGATGGGTGAAGATGATCGGGGAGGCTAGgtatttttaattcttcattatctttctttctttgcctatgatttttttttttactgcagaaACAACTCCGcgataaaagaaaagatcatctgttttagttatattttttttttaagtaatcatcatgaaaaatcaataacttgtaattagataataatttaaaattaaatgatgatatTAAACATCATTACATTATTAATACATCCCAATTCATTTCTacaattacattataaaaaaaataatttctaaacaCAAATATTGAACGAAAGATAGCACACAGTATTTGGTGTATGGGCATGTAGTAATGTCTGGCTCCAGAAATTTCCACGTCTATCTGACACGTGTAACCTCTAGATAAGTCCGGAACAATTGCACCGCACACGCATTGAACACGCATTTGAATGCACACTTTGTCAGTTATATTCCCGTGTTTAAACAACCCACAGTCCAAAATCTTCGTGAAAGTGACCCTAGAGGAAAAAAATACCATGTACAATACACACATACATTTGTACAAAATTGCAGTATAATTGTACACAAATAAGGAAGTATTtaaccataaaaattaaaagacttgGATCAATTAGACTCATAATTATCATATTCTAGAAAATTCAGCTCATAAATATCTACTTGGAATAATCGAAAAGTTGCTTTCAAGCCAAATGCTGTGAAACTTCCTTCAAATTGCCTCTCAGACTTGGATCATCCTCAGCCACATCACCAATATATCATAAGTCTCAATCgaattattatatgataatcGCACATAAGAGAAAGTGGTCCCTACTCCCTACAAatttatgtgtatatatataaacatttcaTGTCTTGCATATATACATGTATGAGCAATTGAGCATATACATAACTATTGCGAGCTTTTGAGTTTGATTAAACTATAAACAAAAACTTCAGTATATTCAAATacccttttgttttgtgtacaaaATGTGTCCCCTAACACCCAGTGACTTGAAGCGGATTTTCAACAAGGTGGACATGAATGGCGATGGGTTATTGAGCCTTGAGGAGCTGAAGATGCTGCTGGAGAAGACAGGGTTCAGTTACAGCATTGAGGAATTGGAGTCTCTAGTGGGAAAGAAGAGCCTTGACTTCAGTGAGTTCTTGTTCTTTTATGAATCTATGTTGAAGCAGAACAATAATGGGGAGGAAGAATTAGGAGCTAGTAATTATGGGGATGATAGTGATGAGGTTGAGGAAGTGGAGAGGGACCTTGTGAAGGCTTTTAAAGTGTTTGATTTGGATGGTGATGGATTCATCACAAGTCAAGAGCTCGAGTTTGTGCTGAAGAGGCTTGGCATGTGGGATGATGAAAGGTGTGGCAAGGATTGCAAATCCATGATTTGCTCCTATGACACTAACTTTGATGGCAAGCTTGATTTTCAGGAGTTTAAGGACATGATGCTGCTTACTACTTCTTGATCGTTTTGTTTTGAGCTGAGCTCTACACTTTGGTTACCAAGTGATCATTATGATATGTCTGTTCGTGGTCATTGTTTTTTATTGGCCTTAAATTTTGCGGTTTATTGTAAATTGTATATGTTAGTGATAATAATCAATCGCTGCTTACTATGGCACCCAAAAGTGTATTATTGCTACTGTTGTAAATTGAAACTGTTCAACAAATGCTGGACATTAATTGATGCAGAGTTGTCTAGGCTATCTATCATGCATGTGATCAATACTCTGTAGGTACAAAACTATGAAtactcttttttggtttttagcTAATTAACTACGAATACTCCAATTAAGGTAAAAACATAAGAGAGAATATGGAAATTCATTAGTTTTTCGAGGTTATATATGAATATGACAAATGAGATTTTCATGTAACCCTGCTAAAAGTCATAGTTAATGCAGATTGTTAATTACCTTCATATACGAAATATCTATATAAGTTCGTCAAATATGCTTCTTATGGATGTTTTCGTATGCACATTGTTTCTGGAATAAAAGGTTTCCTGAGCGAccatattattttatagttagtatttattaatttgatcaattattaatttatgctaAATAATCTAATTGGTAATCTTTAATGAAGTATTTATGCTCCTTTAACTATATTTTTCCACCACAAACTTGAACCTGAATCCTTGCACAAGAAATGTAAATTCGGTTTTATTCGAACTAatgatttatttgataaaagaaaaaagtttaacaAAGAAAAGAGTGTGTCATTGCTACAATTATGCAATTCCTCaatttttgtctttattattACAAGACTTCCTTTAAAGAGGATCTGAAATGTTATGTGGCTACGGCGAATTTGGTACGCgcagaaattatatattattatgaaaattctGTAATTATGCCTAaaatggtgatttttttttttctgatacaTTGGTGATTAATTTTGTAGGTGTTGGAAAAAGTCCAACATTACCAGGTAGACAAATCTATCAACGAAACTACCCAAAAAGATTACTCCGTATTATGAAAGTCAGCGCGCGAAAGGCACAGCAACTGAAAATTGAATATTAGAATGACTTAGCtgggttttttaaaaaaccgtcagctattgataataatttttctaaacCCTTGGGCGGTGCATGCGTATCACATATGTCacgtaaataaaatattgatgatgatatatatgtataaaggGAGTGTACCGTACGAGACGTTCTCGTTATAGTAGTTATACGAATTAGTTTTGACCTTCTAGATTGTATAGTCATTACTCATTAGTCAAGGCttttataataagaaattttgtgataattattcAAGTCTAAATAAATTGACACTGTACTCATCCTtaagtttcaattttattatatgaaaataattattcaacttGTCATTTCAGTATGAGAAATCTTCGACGTCCACAGCAATTTATTATCATCCACCAGTCATGGTGTAAAAATGCTGTGGGTGTATATGGTTTCCACGTTTGCAACGAAGCACTTCCTCTATCACTTCATCATTATTGGGTATATAATTGAAAGTCTTTTTGTCTTATCTCTTTTCATTATCTAAAGCCTTAATTTGTAGCGTTCTGATCATATTCGTTGAGACCTGGCCTTCACAATATCTAtactcttgatttttttatttcctaattcTTCCATGCCTTGCTTAATTATCTTCCCATCTGCATGCCCTCCTACGagttctcttttcttctttttagttttaaaaattcagACCCACAAGGCAGATTCTCCTAGAACGTTATCAAATTGTAAGCAGGCTAGCTCTTGTGGTAATTACGTTTTCTTACTTTAAATTTGTGATTGCGAAAATTCTCACTTCATCAAAGTATATTACTCTGGATTTGTGGATGGTACTATTATAGAGTTCAGGAGTTTGGCTTATATATACATAGTCGGAATCaggtttcaaatttcaataatgAGATTTGCTTAATTTGCACCCTTGTATTGTATCCATCCATCTATCTTTCTTTCGTGTTTGGTTTCGTATTATTTCTTatgcctttattttgtttacttCCCTAACACAATAGTAAGTCGCGCCTTATAACAGGTCATGGATTCAATTCCAAAATGATCTCTTTACATATACAAAAGGTAAATCTGCATACGTGACTATAACTTCGCATAGCGAGTGAGAAGTTTTCATAGAAAtgcttatgttatttttttaatgcattttttttgtttgcaatTCATTATgaacttattaattttattttcctacGTATATAATGTTCAACACAAAAGTATGGCTACTTTCCTCTCAACCATGGTCCTGCAAATGTTCGAATATGACACATAAAGGCAAGTAGCAGAATCAAGTTGACCAACACAtggtattattttttccttgcaaatttttatatataaactgCTGAGAAGGAATTTCACAGTCCCGGAAGTTAGAGTAACATGGGTATCTATTATTTTAGTTCATTcgttaacatattttaataaaatttagtgattaattagattttttcaatatttgagatattatttaatatgatttttattacttaaagaatcatttatataatttatttcctttaaaaattatttatatgaaagaataatattttgaagatGAATAGATGGTTTATTCGTTTTGGCTTTGATATACTTTTCATAACATGCATGCCAAGATATCCATGATGAGGTGCGTGCGTATCTGAAGTACTCCACCTTTTTCGGTATATATGCACTATGGTTAGGAACCCAGTGTTTAATTTTTACTGAAATTAACCAAACTTTTTATTGTCTTGATGTGTATAATCAAGTAAAAGGAAATGGAAACGTTGCTAATTAACTTCTatttctcttaattattttatgttccTCTATAGTATATATCCGCATTTGCTGAAATAGCCTCGGGTTAGCCGTGGAAACAAAATTCTCTTTTATAGTGTGTGGTCATGACTGGACCATAGCGTAGAATGGTTGTGTCCAGAGGAAATGTATTCTTTAGTTGACTTCAAATACAACCTACAACGTTAGGAGCCTACAGGAACATGTACATTCCAAGCATTGGAAGTTagaataaactttatttgattAGATACTTATCAGCCACTagtcaaatttattaaaattctttcattttcttgttgAGTTTTATCATCACAAAAACTCACAGCTATCCACTCTCAAATCTCAATTTACCCCCCAAAAAAATTCACTTTCATCCTGccttttgaaagaaaaacttAATGCCCAAGCTTGGGGTTGGAGATGGGTTTTCCCTTTGTATAATAGTTAAGGAATATGAATATTCACCTCTAACTCCATTTTAATTGACTTCtcaatagtttttaaattatatggtagtgttaaattataaacactactaaaaaaatattttttacgatGGTTCTAAGAGatattttatgatgattttcaatcatCGTTGAAGTCACCGTCATGAAAAATCTTGATTTTCTATGAAGATTTTTAAAttgtcttaaatttttttaagacgattttgtcTCGAAACCATtttagaatgtttttttaaaaaattaaaaattttaaaacgtttattttttttaaaaccgtcttagaaaataaattttttaagaaggtttttcaaagaataatattaaaatatcttttaaaaaaaattaaaaaattgatgattctaagataatttttaaaactgtgttaaaatataaattttctaaaatagtttttgaaagaattatcttaaaattctttttaaagaaataattaaaaaaatttgatgattTTAAGATAGTTTTAAACTCTCTTAGAATGTAAACTTTAGAAGACGATTTTTCAAAGAAtcatcttataatatttttttgtaaaaaatttaaaaaattgatgattttaagatgattaatataaaaattgtcttagaatattttttaaaaaaaattaaaaattatcaagaaATTGACTACAGCTACCCAATTAGACtacagaaagaaaatatattttctcaaGTTCAAAATAGGCAAAAATTTCCTTAAAAAGTTGAATTAcaaatcattttcatttctttaattaatagaaaCTATAACACATTATTTCAACATAGAAGTGgatattttaatatacaaacacaaaataacaaaacaactTTTTGGGataattgaataaaagaaaTAGCATTGCAAACGAATTTACATATATTATTGACGAGCTTACTACAATTATATCCATGACACGTTGTTTATTTCAGGTTCTTTGCAATAAGTTAGACACTTTTTGGAATGATTATGTACAACTTCCAAGACTAATTACCTCACTAAAAGGTTCTTTTTGACATCTTTTCGCTCAATACTTCTCCTAAAAGAGACAAACATAGCAACACAAGTTACAAAATTGAAGCTAACAATATAGCAAAATATTTTCCAATACCATGAAACAtcaataataaacaattaaaaagaatttgCAGATTCTATCTACTCACATAGTTAGGAAATATGACCATATCAACATGTCCTGGAACATCAAGGAGCAACTGCCTTGAAGAATATTCCCGAGCACCAGCTGGATGTATTCATCTGTATCAAGATGAAGAATCCAGTCCATGCCAGAATCCTAATATTTCATTTCAGCAAGCAAAACATTGCGTTGATGAACAAATTACGCATCAAACCAaaccataattttaaaaaatggcgAAAAATAAGGATTTGTGCAACAAAATAGTTAGCCACACCCTAGCCATAACAATAGCCATCTCCATCTTGAGGGATTGCTTcacaaaaaattcataattgcaTGGTTTATAAAAGAAACCTGCCAGCCATGTCTCGTTCCAAATACGACTGATGCAacccacaaaataaataattagtataACAAAACCATCtcttaaaaattacaatttagaaTAACAAGAATCCTGAAGacaaaagggaacataaatattCTACAAAAGCATTAACAGTTTAACAGGGGCaaggaaaagaaacaaaattttaagtaaTGATTCTTTATATCATGATGACCTCGTGCTATAGCCACAAGTAATAACCACTCAaatcttcaaaatattttagttcttgTACCAATTATTGACAATTATGCTAATGTAGTTCTGGTTCAATTCTTCGTTCATATTTTAGTTCCAAGCTTCCAATctagttcttaaaaaaaaaagtgattgttTCTCCATTTCTTTTGATTGCTTTACTTCCTTATCTGATTAGCAATACAAGATACAATATCGGCCATGTGCAGGGAAAAAATTAACGGAAAAAGGTTGTTGCccaaataacaacaacaatagtaaATTGAATTAAGTTAGATTGTACAT of the Glycine max cultivar Williams 82 chromosome 13, Glycine_max_v4.0, whole genome shotgun sequence genome contains:
- the LOC100779760 gene encoding probable calcium-binding protein CML44, with translation MCPLTPSDLKRIFNKVDMNGDGLLSLEELKMLLEKTGFSYSIEELESLVGKKSLDFSEFLFFYESMLKQNNNGEEELGASNYGDDSDEVEEVERDLVKAFKVFDLDGDGFITSQELEFVLKRLGMWDDERCGKDCKSMICSYDTNFDGKLDFQEFKDMMLLTTS